A part of Pristiophorus japonicus isolate sPriJap1 chromosome 15, sPriJap1.hap1, whole genome shotgun sequence genomic DNA contains:
- the mettl9 gene encoding protein-L-histidine N-pros-methyltransferase isoform X1 has translation MWSSKYLRSPLSRSLLSNMRRQNDDEHAKFQWYVCDTELLPKCLQPLFVQSHLDVGTRAFLRQCSEKSSWLFVQIYYSFVTSVFGLFMSKTSINGLLGRGSMFVFSEEQFLQLLRVGPDWRTGRVLDLGAGDGEVTKTISPHFDEVYVTEVSPTMKWQLKKKQYRVLGIDEWQDTGFQYDVISCLNLLDRCDRPLTLLKDIRNVLEPSKGRLILAVVLPFQPYVENEIPSPNPPPATSWGSPLTRNLTGPAT, from the exons ATGTGGAGCAGCAAATACCTGCGGAGCCCTCTGTCCCGCTCATTGCTCAGCAACATGAGGCGTCAGAACGACGATGAACACGCTAAGTTCCAG TGGTACGTCTGTGACACGGAATTGCTGCCAAAGTGTCTGCAGCCGCTGTTCGTTCAGAGTCACCTGGATGTGGGGACGCGCGCGTTCCTCAGGCAATGCTCGGAGAAGTCCAGCTGGCTCTTCGTTCAGATTTATTACTCCTTCGTCACCTCCGTGTTCGGTCTGTTCATGTCCAAGACTTCTATCAACGG GCTGCTGGGGAGAGGATCGATGTTcgtcttctctgaggagcagttccTTCAGCTGCTCAGGGTGGGGCCGGACTGGAGGACGGGCAGGGTGCTTGATCTCGGAGCTGGAGATGGAGAGGTTACTAAAACCATCAGCCCCCATTTTGACGAGGtctatgtgactgaagtgtctcccaccatgaagtggcaacttaaaaagaaacaatacag AGTCCTAGGAATTGATGAGTGGCAAGACACCGGCTTTCAGTACGATGTGATCAGCTGCCTGAACTTGTTGGACCGGTGTGATCGGCCCCTGACCCTACTGAAGGACATCAGGAATGTGCTGGAACCAAGTAAAGGCCGACTGATCCTAGCTGTGGTCTTGCCTTTTCAACCCTATGTGGAAAATG aaataccatcgccgaatcccccaccagcaacatcttgggggtcaccattgaccagaaacttaactggaccagccacataa
- the LOC139281336 gene encoding immunoglobulin superfamily member 6-like, whose amino-acid sequence MEGHLSNNLSIACTFTAPSCSGLPEVLWFRIKVNKTKNLCLGPCKGTESPGKFHLNGSTAGSDATLRIQRAAQDDSGVYYCGVAYQSSSSDKSKQTGSGTTLVVRASGFKATGSGLWLQSTLMIILSLYTICITILLVQTCSSTKKANHSSDTPSEEQKSRAFQALALEFNRRYRNENQETTFQEAQTNSAEDEDSIYQNA is encoded by the exons ATGGAAGGACATTTGTCGAACAACCTGAGCATCGCCTGCACGTTCACAGCTCCCAGCTGCTCGGGGCTCCCTGAAGTGCTGTGGTTCAGGATCAAGGTCAACAAGACGAAGAATCTGTGTCTGGGACCCTGCAAGGGGACGGAGAGTCCCGGGAAGTTTCACCTGAACGGCTCGACCGCTGGAAGTGATGCCACCTTAAGAATTCAACGAGCAGCCCAGGACGACAGTGGCGTATATTACTGTGGCGTAGCCTACCAGAGTTCCTCCTCAGACAAGTCCAAACAAACGGGAAGTGGCACAACGCTGGTGGTCAGAG CATCCGGATTTAAGGCCACGGGATCAGGCCTATGGCTCCAATCAACACTGATGATCATTCTGTCCCTGTACACCATCTGCATCACCATTCTCCTTGTA CAAACTTGCAGCTCGACGAAAAAGGCCAACCACAGCAGCGACACA CCCAGTGAAGAGCAGAAGAGTCGGGCTTTCCAGGCCCTTGCGCTGGAGTTCAACAGAAGGTACAGAAATGAAAATCAAGAGACAACCTTT CAAGAGGCACAAACCAACAGTGCTGAGGATGAGGACTCCATCTATCAAAACGCGTGA